In the Scyliorhinus torazame isolate Kashiwa2021f chromosome 4, sScyTor2.1, whole genome shotgun sequence genome, one interval contains:
- the ccdc25 gene encoding coiled-coil domain-containing protein 25: MVYYFTSNVVSSPYTIYMGKDKYENEDLIKYGWPEDVWFHVDKLSSAHVYLRLYKGEAIDDIPKEVLVDCAQLVKANSIQGCKMNNINVVYTSWSNLKKTGDMDVGQIGFHRQKEVKIITVEKKINEILNRLEKTKDERFPDLAAEKESRNREEQNERKVQIQEMKRKEKEEMKKRKETEDLRCYSTLMKSENMSSNQDCGYDSDDFM; encoded by the exons ATGGTTTACTACTTCACCAGCAATG TGGTTTCTTCACCGTATACAATATACATGGGAAAGGATAAATATGAAA atGAAGACCTAATAAAGTACGGGTGGCCAGAAGATGTTTG GTTTCACGTGGATAAATTGTCTTCAGCTCATGTGTATCTCCGACTATACAAG GGGGAGGCAATTGATGACATTCCCAAGGAAGTACTTGTAGACTGTGCTCAGCTAGTAAAAGCTAACAGCATTCAAG gaTGTAAAATGAACAACATAAATGTTGTGTATACTTCGTGGTCTAATCTGAAGAAGACTGGTGACATGGATGTGGGACAAATAGGATTCCACCGACAAAAAGAG GTGAAGATAATTACAGTAGAAAAGAAAATAAATGAAATTTTAAACCGGTTGGAGAAAACCAAAGACGAGCGATTCCCAGATTTAGCAGCAGAAAAGGAATCCAGGAACAGAGAAGAACAGAATGAGAGAAAAGTGCAGATTCAAGAGATGAAGCGAAAGGAAAAGGAGGAGATGAAGAAGAGAAAAGAAACTGAAGATCTTAG GTGTTATTCTACACTTATGAAGTCTGAAAACATGAGCAGCAATCAG GATTGTGGTTATGACTCTGATGATTTCATGTAA